GTATCCTTACCGTACCGGTGTCCAGCCACACACCGAGCACTGTGCCGCTGTCGACTCGTGAAGGCCGCCGCAATCAGGGCACTGCTTCTTGTTATAGCTCTCTTCCCAACCACTCTGGTCCACGTCGTGGCCACGCTGGGAGAGGAACTCGTCGAACATATCGTCACTACTCGGTGCGGACGCCATACATGCTATGGTATATCACATCAGTATATAGGTTTAATGGTATTGTGAAACATTGGCATAAGTAACGACGCACCACGCGCAACGAGACGGTCAGTCACAGCGAGCCGTGCCACTCAGGAGCCGTACAACCAGAAGACAACATCAGATGAGCAGTCGTTCAGACGGTGTGCTGGCCCGGTTGTCTCCGATACCACCCGTTAGCTGTCGGTCGCAACCGGGTGGGTGTAATCAACAGTGATGCGGGCGCTTGCGATGAGCGCGTTCGCGATGGCCTCTGACGCCTGTTCCTGCTCTGTCCCACCCTCGATGGAAAGCATTTCGTCGAGAGCGAACACCTGAAACCGGTGTTCGTACGGCTGGCCGGCCGGCGGACACGGCGGTTCGTACCCCGGCTCGTTGGGGGGCTGTGTTCCCTGTCGAGCGCCGCCGAGCGCGTCGAGGGTCGGCTCGCGAGGGAGGCCGGCCGGAATCCGGTCCGTCTCTGGCGGGACGTTCCACAGCGTCCAGAACACCGGCTGGCTAAACACGCCGCCGTCGTACTCGGCTGTGACAGCGAGCGCTGCCGTCGGCTCCGGGACGCGCTCGATGACGAACGGTGGCGAAACGCCGTCGCCGTCACAGGTGAACCGGGCCGGAAGCTCGTCCCCGGAACTGAACGCGGGGCTCGACACTTCGAAAGCCGGTGTCGTGTCGTCCGACTGCCCGGTACAGCCCGCGCTCCCGACCAGTGCTGACGCCCCGAGCGTCTGGAGGAGGTGGCGACGGCGCATACCAGAGTGGGAGGGACAGGTCGTAATCTGCCTTGTGATACCCCGCCACGTACCACACCAAATCCGGTGAAGGGACACCACTGGTCCCTATCAGGGCGAACATGTTCCCGCCCGTCGCCAGCGACTGAGAACGTCTTACCCCCTTCTTATTTTGGGATACTGGAGTTCCAACCACATGGAACTCAAACGCAAAACGATCGCGAAGGTGATCGCCGCCGCGTTCGTCTTCAACCTCGTCGTCATGGGGGCTGGCGCGTGGATCGCGTATCAGGAAGCGCCACCCATCCCGGAGCAGGTTGTCGGACCCGACGGCGAGACGCTCGTCACGGGTGAGGACATCCGCGACGGGAAGAAGGCGTTCCAGAAGAACGGGCTGATGAACCACGGGTCGATTCTCGGGAACGGCGCGTACTACGGCGCGGACTACACCGCCGACTCGCTGGAGTTGAAAACCCAGCACATGCGGACGTACTACGCCGAGGAGCGCTACGGGACCGAGTACGACTCGCTGTCGACGGCCGAACAGGCTGCCGTCGATGACGACGTGAAACAGGACCTCAGTGGGGAGTACGAGGGCGGGAACATCGAGTACTCCGCCGCAGAGCTGTACGCCCACGAGCAGGTCCGTCAGGAGTACGTCGAGCGGTACCACGAGGGCAGCCACGAACGGGGCGTCCCTGAGGGGATGATCGACTCCGAAGCCGACGCCCGACAGTTCGCCGACTTCGCCATGTGGACGGCGTGGTTCTCCCACACCGACCGACCTGGCGGCGAACACTCCTACACGAACGACTGGCCCTACGAGCCGGCCGCCGGTAACGACGCGACCGGCGCGGCGATGACCTGGAGCGTCATCGCAATGGTCCTGCTCGTCGCCGCCGCCGGTGGCGGCATCTGGCTGTACCAGTCCGTCAGCCTCCCGGAACCGTCCGCCGGCGACCTCTCGGTTCCCGAGCCGGGCGACGTGAGCATCTTCCCCAGCCAGCGGGCCGCCCTGCGGTTCATCCCGGTCGCCGCCGGGCTGTTCCTCGCGCAGGTGTTACTCGGTGGATTACTCGCCCACTTCTACATCGAACGGGCAGGGTTCTTCGGCATCGAGGAAATCTTCGGTGTCCATATCCTCCAGATTCTGCCGTTTGCGATGGCGAAGACCTGGCACATCGACCTGGGCATTCTCTGGATCGCCGCGACGTGGCTCGGTGCCGGGCTGTTCCTGCCGCCGCTGTTGACCGGCCACGAGCCCAAACGCCAGTCGACGTACATCAACGTGCTGCTCGGAGCCATCGTCGTCGTCACCGTCGGCGGCCTCGGCGGCATCTGGCTCGGGTCGCACGGCTACTTCGGCGACCTCTGGTGGCTGTTCGGCAACGAAGGGCTAGAGTACCTCGAAGTCGGGAAGGTCTGGCAGGTCGGACTGCTCGTCGGCTTCGGCCTGTGGGCCGTCCTCTCGATTCGGGGCCTGAAACCGCTGCTA
The genomic region above belongs to Haloarcula hispanica ATCC 33960 and contains:
- a CDS encoding HVO_0416 family zinc finger protein, which translates into the protein MASAPSSDDMFDEFLSQRGHDVDQSGWEESYNKKQCPDCGGLHESTAAQCSVCGWTPVR
- a CDS encoding YbhB/YbcL family Raf kinase inhibitor-like protein, which encodes MRRRHLLQTLGASALVGSAGCTGQSDDTTPAFEVSSPAFSSGDELPARFTCDGDGVSPPFVIERVPEPTAALAVTAEYDGGVFSQPVFWTLWNVPPETDRIPAGLPREPTLDALGGARQGTQPPNEPGYEPPCPPAGQPYEHRFQVFALDEMLSIEGGTEQEQASEAIANALIASARITVDYTHPVATDS
- a CDS encoding nitric-oxide reductase large subunit — its product is MELKRKTIAKVIAAAFVFNLVVMGAGAWIAYQEAPPIPEQVVGPDGETLVTGEDIRDGKKAFQKNGLMNHGSILGNGAYYGADYTADSLELKTQHMRTYYAEERYGTEYDSLSTAEQAAVDDDVKQDLSGEYEGGNIEYSAAELYAHEQVRQEYVERYHEGSHERGVPEGMIDSEADARQFADFAMWTAWFSHTDRPGGEHSYTNDWPYEPAAGNDATGAAMTWSVIAMVLLVAAAGGGIWLYQSVSLPEPSAGDLSVPEPGDVSIFPSQRAALRFIPVAAGLFLAQVLLGGLLAHFYIERAGFFGIEEIFGVHILQILPFAMAKTWHIDLGILWIAATWLGAGLFLPPLLTGHEPKRQSTYINVLLGAIVVVTVGGLGGIWLGSHGYFGDLWWLFGNEGLEYLEVGKVWQVGLLVGFGLWAVLSIRGLKPLLDREPVFGLAHMILYAGGSIALLFTAGFFFTPETNIAVTEFWRWWVVHMWVEGAFEFFIVAIIGLTLVSMNLLSRRSAEKAVMLQALLVMSTGVIGVSHHYWWVGMPDMWVPIGSVFSTLELLPLVFILYEALGQYRAMSETGGFPYKLPFMFIIASGVWNFVGAGVLGFFINLPLINYYEHGTYLTVGHAHAAMFGAFGFLALGMVTYMLQLAIKPGRWDGSWLRAAFWCWNVGLALMVFVSVLPVGFLQLEAAFTGSYAAARSVAFYNQPLVQTLFWARLPGDTLIILGTAIYAADLIRKRFVLRRSEDDPTVEDMAVAEGVMSDD